Part of the Halomarina litorea genome is shown below.
CGGTTCTGGTAGTACGAGAAGCGTTCTTCGACGCGCCACTCCGAAGCGTCTCGCTCTTGGAGACGCTTGAGCGTCGTGAACATCTCTTTGCGGAGTTGCTTGGCTTCGTTCCCGTTGATTAGCAACGGTTTGGTGGGCGTGTCGTGCTGGAGGGCACAGCCCGTGACCAGCATCGACTCCCCAATATCAAAGCCGACCCGTGTCGGATTCTCTGGCATCTCGGTCGTGTCTTCGACCTCGTATTCGACGGTGACGTGGAGCGTCCACGTCTTCCGATGTTTCTGCAAGCGAAGTTCGCCCACCTTCGTACTTGACCCATCATCGAGAAGGTCGTCCCATAGTTCCTCTTGTTCGGGATTCAGTCGGAGTGGAATCCAGAAGTTGGTTCCACGACCGGGTTGGGGAACGTTCCAACAGATTTCGTACTCACGCGTGGAGTCGCGGTCGAACTTTCCGGCCCTGTTCACGAATCGGAGCGGGTGTTCGTCGTCTAACTCCTGTGCGTTGTACGTGTTGTGGAGTTTCGGGACGTAGGATTTGAGGGCGTCTTTCGCTTGGTACGGCAGGTTATACGGCGTCACCACGTCGTTCGTGGCGCTCATCGTCGTACAGTCTTGCTCGAAGGCGTCGTGAAGTGCGTCACGGTATTCAGACAGCGTTTGCTGGAGGCGTTGCTCTTTGCACTGTGTGGGTGGTGCGAGCGTGGCTTCCAGCGTCTTAGTCGCCGTCTGAGTCGTTGACATCGTAGCCTTCGGATTCGAGTCCTTTGCGGAGGAGCTCGGGGTACGCGCGGGAGTGGCGTATCCCGTGGTCGCGGGCGTAGTCCTTCACGGCTTCGTGAAGTGCCCCGCCTCGCTCCATATCGAAGTCGGCTCTCATCCGCCTAAGCGTAAGTTCTTACGTAAGCTAAAGGTAACGGCTGGCATTCGGGCCGAGCATCAGAACGTGGTTAGTGTGGGAATTGTCGGATTCCCTCCCGCCCTAAAGGGCGTGATTCCCTCCTTGTAGGAAGATGGCGAACTTCGCGGCCGCACACGGCGAGCGGATCTCCCACTTCCACCTCAACGACACCCGCCGGGCGCGCGACGAACACCTCCCGTTCGGGTCGGGAACCATCGACTTCGCCGCCATCTTCGACGCGCTGGGCGACTGGACGGGCACGCTCTCACTGGAGGTGTTCACGCTCGACTTCGAGTACGTGGCGACGAGCAAGGAGCGACTGGACGCCCTGCTCTGACGCGAGGCGACGGACGTATCTCTCGGGAAGGGGAGCGATGGATATGCGCCAGTTCATCGTCGTCGGCCACGACGTGCCCACGACCGGCGACTTCTCGCTCGACGACCTGCCCGGTGCCGGCCGCCTCGACGTCCTCTGTCGGTGCGTCAACGCGACGTTCTTCCTCTCGCACGCCATCCGCGAGGAGGCACGCTGCCTGCTCGTCCTCTCCGACGAGTTCACGGTACGGTTCGAGGGCTCGGAACTCCGGCGGCTCAACCCCGACGAGCGCTCGACGGGCGCGCTGATTCGCAACGCCCTCGACGAACGCGAGGAGGCCATCGGTCACGTCGAGGTGGAGGTATCGCCGGGCGTGTACCTCTCGCGGCGGGACTTCGCGGCCACCCTCGAACGCGCCGCCCGCGAGGGGAGCGTCGTCCAGCTCCACGAGGACGGCGACCCCGTCGTGGACGTCGAACCGCCGGAGGACCCGGTGTTCGTCGTCTCCGATCACCACGACTTCGCGGAGGGAGAGGCGGAGTTGCTCGCCGACCACGCCGACCACCGCGTCCGCCTCGGACCGGAACTCCTCCACGCCAACCACGCAATCACCGTCGCGCACAACTACCTCGACACCGACGGGTTCACGCGCTACTGAGCAGGTGGGTGTGGGGCCTCGGTCGCGCTCCTGTCGGGAGCGCACGAGGCGGGCGGTGTTGCCCCCTTCGGATAGGTTCTCCCTCGTGCCCCCGAGGCGACTGTATGCAGAGTTACCTCCTGTGGGCGCTGCTGGCGCTCGTGGGTTACTCGCTGTTCACACCGCTGGCCGAAATCGCCACCAAACAGGTCCCCAGCACCGTCGTCGCGCTGGTCGCCAACAGCATGCTCGCGCTCTCGGCGCTCGCGGTGGTCCTCCTGCGCCGAGAGAACCCGTTCGCGTACGCCGGCAGCGACGTCTTCCCGCACATGCTCGCGGCGGGCGTCTTCCTCTCCGTGGGCATCCTCGCGTACTACCGGGCGCTCTCGCAGGGACCCATCACTGTCGTCGTCCCCATCTTCGGGCTGTTCATCGTGACGAGTTCCGCTATCGGCTTTCTCTTCCTCGGCGACGAGTTCAGCGCCCGGAAGGGCGCGGGCATCCTCCTCGCCGCCGTCGCCATCTACCTGACCGTCACGGGGTGACGTGCGAGGCGGTGGGAGGGGTCGAAACGAGACGGAAGGGTTAACACTCCGCTGGTCCACCCTCCGAGTGCGGGCCGGTGGGGTAGCTTGGTATCCTTCGGCCTTCGGGTGGCCGTAACCTCAGTTCGAATCTGAGCCGGCCCACTTCTCCCGCATTCCATCCGACGAGCGTCGCGGAGCGCGCGAGTCGACCCCGGAATGCGGGTGCATGGGCGACGAGCAGATTCGCACGACGAGCGGAGCGAGGTCGCCGTGCGACCTCGGATGCGAACGGCGAAGCCGTGAGCATCAGCGAGTCAGTTCGAATCTGGGCCGACCCATTTTCACCCCACTTCGCAACGGCGAGCGGAGCGAGCGAACACGAGCGACCGAGTTCGAATCTGCGCCGTTCCCGTGAGCAGAGCGAGCGGGGAGACGTGACGAGCGAAGCGAGTCACGGTAGCCCATCTCCTGCCCGCGTTCAACGACCGCGAGCGGAGCGAGCGGTCCGAACGCGGGGAAGGTGGAGGTTCCAGAAACGTACTCCGGACCACGCTCGCGTGTTTCGCCGGTCACTCGAACCTCGCTGAGTCGAACGAGGACCACGAAGACGACGTGCTCGATCCTGCCGACCGGTGTACCGGAGCGAACTCCGACGTCTCGAAGACGAGCACGAAACCCGAGAACGGCGTTCGATACGACCCATAAAGTTATGTGTATGTCATTCCGGAAGACACCTTGGATGTCGCTTCAGCGTTCCCGGTCTGCCGTCCGCTCTACCGCGTTCCACCAGTACGTCGCCGTCCGGATGGTCGACGTCGGCTTGGCGGGCCTGAGTCCGCTTCTGGTGGCGTTCGCGCTGTCCGAGTACCACGTGGCGAAAGTCGCGACGTTCTGTGCGACGGCGACGCTCGTAACCGGTGCGTTGGTGTACCTGCCGGCGAACTTCATCGGGCAAGAGCTCTTCGACGCTGGCGGGCTGTGGTCGCTACCGTTCGTCTACGGATTCAGTCTCGCAGTAGCGTTGTGTGTGCTCACGCCGATACTGCTGTTGCCCGTCAGGACGTGGGTCGTCCTGTCCGTCGTCCTCTTGGTAGCCATCGCCGGCGGGCGGACGGAGGTGCCAACCCCCGTCGCGACTGCCGTCCGTGACTGAAGACGGGACGTGAATCCCCGGTCAGACGAACGGGTACGCTGTCCCCGGGAGGAGTACCCCACGGCGCAGTGAGTCACGGGGGTCCACTTCTCTCGCATCTCACTGCTGTGAGCACCGCGAAGCGTGCGCGAACAGAACACGGAACGCGGGCGAGTCCGAACCGTTTGCGTACGAACTGGCGCCTCTGTTGGAGACGATACAACGGGTTTTTCAGTCGCAGTCGTGAGAGGTACGATACTCCCATCGTGACCCGCCACGATACGAACGGTAGCGACGTCCATGGGCGTACAGGCGCGGTTCGACCGACTGCGACACTGCGACGGAACGATACCCGATGAGGCCGTGGTACGTCCTCGGTCTCGAGGACTCGTCGTGGCCCGAACGCGGGCTGTTCGGCGTGGCGATGGCCGTGATGCTCGCGCTGGGGGCGTTCGGGTTCCTGAACCCCTCGGGGCTGAGCAGCCTCCTCACAGGGTCGAAGACGGCCGTCCTCACGAACTTCGGGTGGTGGTTCATCCTGCTCGGGTTCGTCCTGTTGCTGGTCGTCCTCGCGTTGACGTTCTCGCGGTACGGCCGCCTCCGCATCGGCGGCCCCGACGCGGAACCGGAGTTCGACCTGTTCTCGTGGCTCTCGATGGTGTTCACCGTCGGCTTCGGCGCGTCCATCCTCATCTGGGGAGTGGCCGAACCCATCTCCATCGTCAGTAGCCCGCCGCCGAAGCCCTACCCGGTGCAGGGGGCGTCGATGGAGTCGATGGCGCTGGCGTTCATGTTCGTCCACGAGGCGTTCCCCGGCCTCGCGATGTGGTACCTCCCCGTCGCGATGGCCTTCGGCGTCATCGTCTACACGCAGGGCGTCGGCGAGTACAAGATCAGTTCGATGCTCACGGGCGTCGTCGACGAGGACCGAATCCCGGGGCTGTACTGGCTGGTCGACCTCGCGGCGGTGGTCGCCACCATCGGCGGCATCTCGACGACGCTCGGGTTCAGCGCGCAGACGATGTCCGCCATCCTCGGGCGAGTGTTCGGTCTCGACGCGACGGTGCTCACCTACGGCGTCTTCGGCCTCATCGGCGTCGTCTTCCTCGCGGACGTCTGGCTGGGACTCCGCAAGGGCATCCGGAACGCGGCGCGCGCGACGATGCTGTTCATCGCCCTCTCGATGGGGTTGCTCGTCGTGGTGGGGCCGACCATCTTCATGTTCGAACTGGGGCTGGACGCGACGGGCGTCTGGCTCAGCGACCTGTTCCGCCTGATGCTGTACACCGCCCCCACCTCCGAGGGCAACTGGGCGGCCAACTGGACCGGCTTCTGGTGGGCGTGGTGGGCGGCGTGGTCCATCTTCGTCGGCAGTTTCGTCGCCCGCGTCTCGAAGGGGCGGACACTCCGCGAGATGTTCGTCGTCCTCGTCGCGGTGCCGACGTTCCTCAGCTGGATTCAGCACCTGCTCATCGGCGGGTGGGTGCTCGCGCCGGGCTACCAGGAACCGGTCGCGGCGGCGATGGCGGCCGCCGGCAAACCCGCGGCCATCGCACAGGCGCTCCAGATCACCCCGCTGGGGACGGTGCTCGCGGTGCTGTTCGTCCTCGTCATCGCGGGCTACATCGTGACGTCGCTCGACTCCGCCGTGTTCATGATATCCGCCATCACGCTCGGCACCGAGGACCCCAACCCGCGCAACCGGGCGTGGTGGGGCGCGCTCCTCGCGTTCTTCGGGATGGTGTCGCTCGAACTGGAGAAGTTCAGCTCCATCCAGTCGCTGTCGGTGACGATGGCCCTCCCGTTCTCGCTGTTCTTGCTCGTCATCCTCTACGGGAGCTACGTCGTCGCCCGCGACCACCTCGACGACCGGGACACCTCCGGCGCCGAGAGCCGGACGCTCCTCACCAGACAGTCGGGCAGCGGGGCCGACGACGACTGACGCGGGACCCCGCTCCGCGGACGACGGGCGCTCGGTCGCGGGACGGCAAACCGTCATACGTGTGTGGTACGTATACACACACTATGATGTACGACCGCATCGTCATCCCGGTCGACGGGAGCGAGGAGGCCGAGCGAGCGGCCCGTCGGGGGCTGGAACTGGCGAGGCGGTTCGGGGCCGCCGCGGACGTCCTCTACGTCGCCGACCGTGCGGTGGTGGAACTCGGGTCGTCCGCCGACGAGACGGATCGC
Proteins encoded:
- a CDS encoding transposase produces the protein MSTTQTATKTLEATLAPPTQCKEQRLQQTLSEYRDALHDAFEQDCTTMSATNDVVTPYNLPYQAKDALKSYVPKLHNTYNAQELDDEHPLRFVNRAGKFDRDSTREYEICWNVPQPGRGTNFWIPLRLNPEQEELWDDLLDDGSSTKVGELRLQKHRKTWTLHVTVEYEVEDTTEMPENPTRVGFDIGESMLVTGCALQHDTPTKPLLINGNEAKQLRKEMFTTLKRLQERDASEWRVEERFSYYQNRLTDIIEKASRESVEYAKQFENPVIMMEDLAYIRESLDYGKYMNRRLHAWAFARLQGRIEDKARDAGIPVRYVHPQYTSQMCHSCKHIGYRPRQAEFKCKNPECHVSMFQADINASANIARRVDPWGESLPWKRAGDDSPQDGSRSDTATTHRETSETPSQMTLTAFRESKPSASVHETRGLVQPTRTEGSGDDD
- a CDS encoding sugar phosphate isomerase/epimerase family protein, producing the protein MANFAAAHGERISHFHLNDTRRARDEHLPFGSGTIDFAAIFDALGDWTGTLSLEVFTLDFEYVATSKERLDALL
- the trmY gene encoding tRNA (pseudouridine(54)-N(1))-methyltransferase TrmY, whose amino-acid sequence is MRQFIVVGHDVPTTGDFSLDDLPGAGRLDVLCRCVNATFFLSHAIREEARCLLVLSDEFTVRFEGSELRRLNPDERSTGALIRNALDEREEAIGHVEVEVSPGVYLSRRDFAATLERAAREGSVVQLHEDGDPVVDVEPPEDPVFVVSDHHDFAEGEAELLADHADHRVRLGPELLHANHAITVAHNYLDTDGFTRY
- a CDS encoding EamA family transporter, which encodes MQSYLLWALLALVGYSLFTPLAEIATKQVPSTVVALVANSMLALSALAVVLLRRENPFAYAGSDVFPHMLAAGVFLSVGILAYYRALSQGPITVVVPIFGLFIVTSSAIGFLFLGDEFSARKGAGILLAAVAIYLTVTG
- a CDS encoding BCCT family transporter, with amino-acid sequence MRPWYVLGLEDSSWPERGLFGVAMAVMLALGAFGFLNPSGLSSLLTGSKTAVLTNFGWWFILLGFVLLLVVLALTFSRYGRLRIGGPDAEPEFDLFSWLSMVFTVGFGASILIWGVAEPISIVSSPPPKPYPVQGASMESMALAFMFVHEAFPGLAMWYLPVAMAFGVIVYTQGVGEYKISSMLTGVVDEDRIPGLYWLVDLAAVVATIGGISTTLGFSAQTMSAILGRVFGLDATVLTYGVFGLIGVVFLADVWLGLRKGIRNAARATMLFIALSMGLLVVVGPTIFMFELGLDATGVWLSDLFRLMLYTAPTSEGNWAANWTGFWWAWWAAWSIFVGSFVARVSKGRTLREMFVVLVAVPTFLSWIQHLLIGGWVLAPGYQEPVAAAMAAAGKPAAIAQALQITPLGTVLAVLFVLVIAGYIVTSLDSAVFMISAITLGTEDPNPRNRAWWGALLAFFGMVSLELEKFSSIQSLSVTMALPFSLFLLVILYGSYVVARDHLDDRDTSGAESRTLLTRQSGSGADDD